Proteins from one Pelodiscus sinensis isolate JC-2024 chromosome 21, ASM4963464v1, whole genome shotgun sequence genomic window:
- the C1QBP gene encoding complement component 1 Q subcomponent-binding protein, mitochondrial, translated as MLLARALRAAAAALRPLPQRPPRLLPSALLRPATARPFTRSLWLLSADPAGTQRPGLLRPPRASPAGLSCGCGGLHTEGDKAFAQFLTDEIKEEKKIQKHKSLPKMSGGWELEVHGTEAKLVRKIAGERITVTFNTNNSIPPTFDEEPQEGQKPDEQEEPELTSTPNFVVEVSKDDPKQTLVLDCHYPEDEIGHGEEEESDIFSIREVSFQPTGESDWKDTNYTLNTDSLDWALYDHLMDFLADRGIDNTFADELIELSTALEHQEYIRFLEDLKSFVKCQ; from the exons ATGCTGCTGGCCCGGGccctccgcgccgccgccgctgccCTCCGCCCGCTGCCCCAGCGGCCCCCGCGCCTCCTGCCCTCCGCGCTGCTGCGGCCCGCCACCGCCCGCCCCTTCACCCGCAGCCTCTGGCTGCTCAGCGCCGACCCCGCCGGGACGCAGCGGCCCGGCCTCCTGCGGCCCCCGCGGGCCTCCCCCGCCGGCCTGTCCTGCGGCTGCGGCGGCCTCCACACCGAGG GGGACAAAGCATTTGCACAGTTTCTGACAGATGAAATTAAAGAGGAGAAGAAGATCCAGAAACATAAATCCCTGCCCAAGATGTCTGGAGGGTGGGAGCTAGAAGTGCATGGCACCGAGGCTAAACTGGTGCGGAAAATAGCTGGTGAGAG GATTACCGTTACATTCAACACTAACAACAGCATTCCACCAACGTTTGATGAAGAACCACAAGAAGGACAAAAACCTGACGAACAGGAGGAG CCTGAACTTACATCAACTCCTAACTTTGTTGTGGAAGTATCAAAAGATGACCCCAAACAGACTCTTGTGCTTGACTGCCACTATCCTGAGGATGAG ATTGGAcatggggaagaagaggagagtgaCATTTTCTCAATTCGGGAGGTCAGCTTTCAACCCACTGGAGAATCAGACTGGAAGGACACCAACTACACTCTCAACACAGACTCCCTTGACTGG GCTCTGTATGACCACTTAATGGATTTCTTGGCTGACCGAGGAATAGACAACACATTTGCTGATGAGTTAATTGAGCTCAGCACTGCATTGGAGCACCAGGAGTACATTAGATTCCTTGAAGACCTTAAAAGCTTTGTCAAATGTCAGTAG
- the LOC102447468 gene encoding uncharacterized protein LOC102447468 — MRGLLPLQVSGSGSRGPPLSRTRSRVPASTELACRAGGLQPCNAPPPRTAGAAGPCGIHSNSLTSRAGHLLWSRVPASGTNRSFPEVTCPRSEPASASAPQAELWGAAPSGVDLGFQRLLSILASHKCSSITPLLCNRKGTRWAPVLLCPGFPHWHHSPATMEPEQLQGSATLMASMLRLMEQYFDNARTLLQQEEEEVQHGPEAMVSEVLALLLLYMPLTPLDTMEHRFWRRESSTDWWDHIVMQGWDDQQWLQNFRMRKATFLELCEWLDPALRHLNTRVRPAIPVQKRVAIALWKLATSDSYRSVGNQFGVGKSRVRAVLLQVAKAINHILLQRFVTLGNIDNILDGFADMGFPNCGGVIDGTHIPIVASDDHASNYINQKGYCSMVLQALVDHKGRFTDINVGWSGKAHNTRILQSSSLFSKMRAGTFFPHRAIKVGELEMPIMILGDAAYPLLPWLMKPYTGRLDASKEEFNNRLRRCRMVVKCAFGRLKGRFRSLLTRLDISELNMPFVVAACCVLHNLCENKGETFLPAWGAEAERLAREFEQPDTSATRRAQQGALFIRDALKDSFMQDQL; from the exons ATGAGGGGGCTTCTGCCTCTTCAGGTCTCGGGCAGCGGCAGCCGCGGGCCGCCCTTGAGCCGTACAAGGAGTCGCGTCCCCGCCTCCACCGAGCTCGCGTG CCGCGCCGGGGGATTGCAGCCCTGcaacgcgccccccccccgcaccgccggAGCCGCTGGTCCCTGCGGGATCCATTCGAATTCACTGACCTCGCGCGCTGGGCACCTGCTGTGGAGCCGTGTCCCCGCATCAGGCACCAATCGAAGTTTCCCGGAGGTGACGTGTCCACGTTCAGAGCCGGCCTCGGCCtcggcgccccaggcggaactcTGGGGAGCGGCTCCGTCTGGTGTCGACTTGGGCTTTCAGAGGCTCCTCTCCATTCTTGCATCCCACAAGTGCTCCTCCATTACGCCCCTGTTGTGCAACAGGAAAGGGACACGGTGGGCACCTGTCTTGTTGTGCCCTGGGTTCCCACACTGGCACCACAGCCCTGcaaccatggagccagagcagctGCAAGGCAGTGCCACGCTCATGGCTTCAATGCTGCGCCTCATGGAGCAGTACTTCGACAATGCCCGCACGTTGctccagcaggaagaggaggaggtccAGCATGGCCCAGAAGCCATGGTTAGCGAAGTGTTGGCACTCCTGCTTCTGTACATGCCTCTGACTCCCCTCGACACAATGGAACATCGCTTCTGGCGGAGGGAGTCAAGCACGgactggtgggatcacattgtcatgcagggatgggatgatcagcagtggctgcaaaacttccgcatgcgcaaggccaccttcctcgaactctgcgagtggcttgaCCCTGCCCTCAGGCACCTGAATACCCGagtgagacctgccatccccgtGCAGAAACgcgtggccattgccctctggaagctagCTACAtcagacagctaccgctcagtcGGGAATCAATTCGGGGTGGGGAAATCCAGAGTCAGGGCTGTGCTCctacaagtagccaaggccatcaaccacatCCTGCTACAGAGGTTTGTAACTCTGGGCAACATAGACAACATCTTGGATGGTTTTGccgacatgggcttccccaattgtGGGGGGGTCATAGACGGAACACACATCCCCATTGTGGCTTCTGACGACCATGCCTCAAACTACATCAACCAAAAAGGGTACtgttccatggtgctgcaggcacttgtggatcacaagggacgcttcactgacatcaacgtTGGATGGTCGGGAAAGGCGCATAACACACGCATCTTGCAGAGCTCATCCCTCTTCAGTAAGATGcgtgctggcacttttttcccccataGGGCAATCAAGGTCGGAGAGTTGGAAATGCCCATTATGATCCTGGGAgatgcagcctaccctttgctcccctggctcatgaagccctacacaggccgCCTGGAtgccagcaaggaggagttcaataacaggctgagaaGGTGTAGAATGGTGGTGAAATGTGCATTTGGgcgtttaaaggggaggttcaggagtctcctcacccgcctggacatCAGCGAGCTCAACATGCCCttcgtggtggcggcatgttgtgtgctccataacctgtgtgaaaacaagggggagacttttcttcCAGcatggggggctgaggcagaacGCCTAGCTCGGGAGTTTGAGCAACCAGACACCAGTGCCacaaggagagcacagcaaggggcatTGTTCATCAGAGACGCCTTGAAAGACAGTTTTATGCAAGACCAGTTGTGA